Proteins encoded within one genomic window of Synechococcus sp. PCC 7335:
- the atpB gene encoding F0F1 ATP synthase subunit A yields MAMLNTFHFLNAPLLAKLEVGEHYYWKIGGLNIHGQVFITSWFVAAALIGVAFLATRKVERVPSGLQNLMEYALDFIRDLAKDQIGEKEYRPWVPFVGTLFLFIFVSNWAGALVPWKLFHIPSGELTAPTNDINTTVALALLTSLAYFYAGFRKRGLGYFKRYIEPTPILLPINILEDFTKPLSLSFRLFGNILADELAVGVLVLLVPLFIPLPLMVLGLFTSAIQALIFATLAAAYIGEAMEGH; encoded by the coding sequence ATGGCGATGCTAAACACCTTTCACTTCCTCAACGCGCCACTCCTAGCCAAACTAGAAGTAGGTGAGCACTATTATTGGAAAATTGGCGGTCTAAACATTCACGGACAGGTTTTCATTACCTCTTGGTTTGTGGCTGCTGCTCTGATTGGTGTCGCTTTTCTAGCTACTCGCAAAGTAGAGCGCGTTCCCTCTGGTTTGCAGAACCTGATGGAATATGCTCTGGATTTCATTCGCGATTTGGCCAAAGATCAGATCGGAGAAAAGGAATATCGCCCCTGGGTTCCGTTTGTCGGCACGCTATTCCTCTTTATCTTTGTGTCTAACTGGGCCGGCGCGCTAGTGCCCTGGAAACTATTTCACATTCCATCCGGTGAATTGACAGCACCGACCAACGACATCAATACAACTGTCGCTTTGGCTTTGCTGACTTCGCTAGCCTACTTCTACGCAGGATTTCGCAAACGCGGCCTAGGCTACTTCAAACGATACATTGAGCCAACGCCGATTTTGCTGCCTATCAACATTCTTGAAGACTTCACCAAGCCGCTCTCACTCAGCTTCCGACTTTTTGGAAACATCCTTGCAGACGAGCTGGCGGTCGGTGTATTGGTACTGCTAGTTCCTCTATTTATTCCGCTGCCTTTGATGGTGCTAGGTCTGTTCACTAGTGCCATCCAAGCTTTGATCTTTGCTACGCTGGCGGCTGCCTACATTGGTGAGGCCATGGAGGGTCATTAG
- the atpE gene encoding ATP synthase F0 subunit C, with protein sequence MNPTIASASVIAAALAIGLAAIGPGIGQGNAAGQAVEGIARQPEAEGKIRGTLLLSLAFMEALTIYGLVVALVLLFANPFA encoded by the coding sequence ATGAATCCTACTATTGCTAGTGCATCTGTTATCGCGGCTGCTTTGGCTATCGGTCTAGCGGCTATCGGCCCTGGTATTGGTCAGGGTAATGCAGCAGGCCAAGCTGTAGAAGGTATTGCTCGTCAGCCTGAAGCTGAAGGTAAAATCCGTGGCACCTTGCTACTTAGCTTGGCATTTATGGAAGCATTGACTATTTACGGTCTCGTTGTCGCGCTTGTTCTCTTGTTTGCTAACCCCTTTGCATAA
- a CDS encoding F0F1 ATP synthase subunit B', which translates to MTLLAVESVEAVEEAGGLFDLNATLPLMAIQFLILMAVLNAILYKPLGNAIDERDAYIRSAKSGASERLAKAEKLAAEYEQSLADTRKEARNVIEAAQADAQQIAAQKQAEAQQEAASKREAVQKELDEQKAAALSQLEQQVDSLSDQILGKLLGSAA; encoded by the coding sequence CTGACACTATTAGCTGTTGAAAGCGTTGAAGCAGTTGAAGAAGCGGGCGGGTTATTTGATTTAAACGCCACGCTTCCTTTGATGGCGATCCAGTTTTTGATTTTGATGGCGGTACTCAATGCTATTTTGTACAAGCCTTTAGGCAACGCTATTGATGAGCGAGATGCCTACATACGTAGTGCAAAATCGGGCGCTTCAGAGCGTCTGGCTAAAGCCGAAAAGCTAGCCGCTGAGTATGAGCAGTCTTTGGCAGATACTCGCAAAGAAGCTCGCAACGTCATTGAAGCAGCCCAGGCAGACGCGCAGCAGATTGCCGCGCAAAAGCAGGCAGAGGCTCAGCAAGAAGCAGCTAGCAAGCGGGAAGCAGTACAGAAGGAATTAGACGAGCAGAAAGCAGCGGCGCTCAGTCAGCTGGAGCAGCAGGTCGATTCCTTGAGCGATCAGATTCTAGGTAAGTTGCTAGGTTCAGCAGCTTAA
- a CDS encoding F0F1 ATP synthase subunit B, giving the protein MLTQAWGLLASETKGFGLNFDILETNIINLAIVIGVLIYFGKGFLGSKLQERRQAIETAIKDAEARQKKAAASLAEQQQKLQMAKKEAERIKAEAQTNAEAAREAVLAQSAKDIERIKASAAQDLSSQQDKVMQELRRRVSAMAMEKVRSRLPDILNQDVQTKLVDQSISQLGE; this is encoded by the coding sequence GTGTTAACGCAAGCGTGGGGGCTGCTAGCCTCTGAAACTAAAGGGTTCGGGTTGAATTTCGACATCCTCGAAACGAATATCATCAACCTGGCTATTGTTATTGGCGTTCTTATCTACTTTGGTAAGGGCTTTTTGGGTAGCAAACTCCAAGAGCGTCGCCAAGCAATCGAGACGGCAATCAAGGATGCGGAAGCGCGTCAGAAGAAAGCGGCAGCATCTCTAGCTGAGCAGCAGCAAAAGCTTCAGATGGCAAAGAAAGAGGCTGAACGTATCAAGGCAGAAGCCCAGACAAATGCTGAAGCGGCTCGTGAAGCGGTTTTAGCGCAGTCTGCCAAAGACATTGAACGGATTAAAGCGTCTGCTGCCCAGGATTTGTCTTCTCAACAGGATAAGGTGATGCAGGAATTGCGGCGACGAGTCTCGGCAATGGCAATGGAAAAGGTGCGATCGCGTCTACCTGATATCCTCAACCAGGACGTACAGACTAAGCTAGTGGATCAAAGTATTTCCCAGCTAGGAGAATAG
- the atpH gene encoding ATP synthase F1 subunit delta: MSTATSEVAAPYAQALLSIAKSKDSVDETSQIASDFLALIKESEGLSDFLTNPIANADAKKGVINQVLGDETNAQMRNFLLLLVDKDRIYLVEPILKQFQSQVRELKQTVLAEVISAVELSDEQRETVRQKVQRITQAKAVDLETSVDPDLIGGVIIQIGSQVLDASLRGQLRRISLQLGV, encoded by the coding sequence ATGAGTACTGCTACTTCAGAGGTTGCCGCTCCTTACGCCCAAGCGCTGCTTTCGATTGCTAAGTCAAAAGATTCCGTTGACGAAACTAGTCAAATTGCATCTGATTTTTTGGCTTTAATCAAAGAATCAGAAGGTCTTTCAGACTTTTTGACAAACCCCATTGCGAATGCGGACGCTAAGAAAGGCGTGATCAATCAGGTGTTAGGCGATGAGACTAATGCTCAGATGAGAAACTTTTTGCTCTTGTTAGTAGATAAGGATCGCATCTATCTAGTAGAACCGATTTTGAAACAGTTTCAATCTCAGGTGCGTGAACTGAAGCAAACGGTTCTAGCTGAAGTCATTTCAGCCGTAGAACTTAGCGACGAACAAAGGGAAACCGTTCGTCAAAAAGTGCAAAGAATAACCCAGGCAAAGGCCGTCGATCTAGAAACAAGTGTAGATCCTGACCTGATAGGTGGGGTTATTATTCAGATCGGTTCTCAGGTTTTAGATGCTAGCTTGCGCGGACAGCTTCGCCGCATCAGCTTACAGCTAGGCGTTTGA
- the atpA gene encoding F0F1 ATP synthase subunit alpha gives MVSIRPDEISSIIQQQIEQYDQDVKADSVGTVLQVGDGIARIYGLDNTMAGELLEFDDGTIGIALNLEEDNVGAVMMGTGRQVLEGSTVKSTGKIASVPVGESMLGRVIDTLGRPIDGKGDINTSESRLIESMAPGIIERKSVYEPLQTGITAIDAMIPIGRGQRELIIGDRQTGKTAIAIDTILNQADQDVICVYVAIGQKASSVAQVIGVLEERGALDYTVVVAANANDPAALQYLAPYTGAAIAEYFMYKGKATLIIYDDLTKQAQAYRQMSLLLRRPPGREAYPGDVFFLHSRLLERAAKLSPELGEGSMTALPIIETQAGDVSAYIPTNVISITDGQIFLSSDLFNSGLRPAINAGISVSRVGSAAQTKAIKKVAGKVKLELAQFDELQAFAQFASDLDPATQAQLAKGQRLREILKQPQYSPRSLAEQVAVIYAGVNDKLNDIPVDKVADYVSELIAYVNTSKKAYVDEIMNTKKLTDDAVKLLEEAIDESKQAFLAA, from the coding sequence ATGGTAAGTATTAGACCGGACGAAATTAGCAGCATTATTCAGCAGCAGATAGAGCAGTATGACCAAGACGTTAAGGCCGATAGTGTTGGTACTGTCCTACAAGTAGGTGATGGGATTGCCCGCATCTATGGACTCGATAACACCATGGCTGGTGAACTATTAGAGTTTGATGATGGCACTATCGGCATTGCCCTAAACCTTGAAGAAGACAACGTCGGCGCGGTGATGATGGGAACCGGTCGCCAGGTTCTAGAAGGCAGTACGGTCAAGTCTACCGGTAAAATCGCTTCTGTTCCGGTGGGCGAGTCAATGTTGGGTCGTGTAATCGATACGCTAGGTCGTCCGATCGACGGTAAGGGGGATATCAATACGTCTGAGAGTCGTTTGATCGAATCAATGGCACCTGGCATTATCGAGCGCAAATCGGTATATGAACCTTTGCAGACAGGCATTACCGCAATTGATGCGATGATTCCGATTGGCCGTGGTCAGCGCGAGCTAATTATTGGTGATAGACAAACAGGTAAAACGGCGATCGCCATCGACACCATTCTCAACCAGGCAGACCAAGACGTGATTTGCGTCTACGTCGCGATTGGACAGAAAGCTTCTTCTGTTGCCCAAGTCATCGGCGTGCTAGAAGAGCGAGGCGCGCTAGATTACACCGTTGTCGTTGCAGCGAATGCTAATGACCCGGCAGCACTTCAGTACCTGGCTCCCTATACGGGCGCGGCGATCGCTGAGTACTTTATGTACAAAGGCAAAGCAACCTTAATCATCTACGACGACTTAACCAAGCAGGCTCAGGCTTATCGTCAGATGTCTCTCTTGCTTCGTCGTCCACCCGGTCGTGAAGCGTATCCTGGTGACGTGTTTTTCTTACACTCACGGTTGCTAGAGCGTGCTGCTAAGCTCAGCCCCGAACTAGGCGAAGGCAGCATGACCGCGCTTCCCATTATTGAGACCCAAGCAGGTGACGTTTCAGCCTACATTCCTACCAACGTAATTTCGATTACCGACGGTCAGATCTTCCTTTCTTCTGACTTGTTTAACTCGGGTTTGCGCCCAGCGATCAATGCTGGCATCTCAGTATCTAGGGTAGGTTCGGCTGCACAGACGAAAGCAATCAAGAAAGTTGCTGGTAAGGTGAAGCTGGAGCTAGCTCAGTTTGATGAATTGCAGGCATTCGCTCAGTTTGCATCGGACCTTGATCCTGCCACTCAAGCGCAACTGGCTAAGGGTCAGCGTCTACGCGAGATTCTAAAGCAACCGCAGTACTCTCCTAGATCTTTGGCTGAGCAGGTTGCAGTTATCTATGCAGGGGTCAATGACAAGCTCAACGACATTCCAGTAGATAAAGTAGCCGATTATGTCAGTGAGCTGATCGCTTATGTCAATACGAGTAAGAAGGCTTACGTCGATGAGATTATGAACACTAAGAAGCTAACAGATGATGCCGTCAAGCTTTTGGAAGAAGCAATTGACGAAAGCAAGCAAGCATTCTTAGCAGCGTAG
- a CDS encoding F0F1 ATP synthase subunit gamma codes for MANLKLIRDRIKSVKNTRKITEAMRLVAAAKVRRAQAQVNATRPFADRLAQVLYGLQSRLKFEDTTDLPLMQTRDVEKVALLVISGDRGLCGGYNSNVIRRAENRAKELKAEGVDFTYVLVGRKAVQYFERRSQPIDEKYIGLEQIPTADEAASIADELLSLFLAESVDRVELVYTKFISLVSNRPVTQTLLPLDPQGLEAKDDEIFRLTSREGRLAVERSEAPGVEVSEFPKDMIFEQDPAQILDALLPLYLNNQILRALQESAASELASRMTAMNSASDNAKELMKSLTLSYNKARQAAITQEILEVVGGAEALG; via the coding sequence ATGGCTAATTTGAAACTGATTCGCGATCGCATTAAGTCGGTCAAAAATACTCGAAAAATCACCGAAGCGATGCGTCTAGTGGCTGCAGCCAAAGTGCGCCGCGCCCAAGCTCAGGTGAATGCGACTCGCCCTTTTGCCGACCGTTTGGCCCAAGTGCTCTACGGTTTGCAAAGTCGTCTTAAGTTTGAAGACACGACTGATCTGCCACTCATGCAAACGCGCGATGTTGAAAAAGTAGCGCTACTTGTCATTTCTGGTGATAGAGGTCTGTGTGGTGGCTACAACTCCAACGTTATTCGCCGAGCCGAGAACCGCGCCAAAGAGCTTAAAGCTGAGGGCGTGGATTTCACTTATGTCCTAGTTGGCCGCAAGGCCGTTCAATATTTTGAGCGTCGCAGCCAGCCAATTGACGAAAAGTATATCGGCTTAGAGCAAATCCCTACCGCTGACGAAGCTGCGTCGATAGCAGATGAGCTACTGTCTTTGTTCTTAGCAGAAAGCGTCGATAGAGTAGAGCTGGTTTACACCAAGTTTATTTCTTTGGTGAGTAACCGCCCGGTCACACAAACTTTGCTGCCACTAGATCCTCAAGGATTAGAAGCTAAAGACGATGAGATTTTCCGGTTGACTAGCCGAGAGGGTCGCCTAGCTGTAGAACGCAGTGAGGCTCCTGGCGTAGAAGTCAGTGAGTTCCCCAAAGACATGATCTTCGAGCAAGACCCTGCCCAGATTCTAGATGCTTTGCTACCGCTCTATTTGAACAACCAGATCCTTAGAGCGCTACAAGAATCTGCGGCTAGTGAACTTGCGTCACGAATGACTGCGATGAACAGCGCTAGCGATAACGCTAAAGAGCTAATGAAGTCTTTAACGCTTTCCTATAATAAAGCGCGTCAGGCAGCGATTACCCAAGAAATTCTTGAGGTAGTCGGCGGCGCTGAGGCGCTAGGCTAA
- a CDS encoding TM0106 family RecB-like putative nuclease, which translates to MSTARRDLANSVSTAQLEIAQHKSAFEPLWITDHMLFQYHRCRRRVYLDTYGDLSQKDPPSDYFIKLRQDSAAHRQSILNQFSPLSRPVYERHDWQAAAAATYQLMSDGADSIHRGVLTIEGPNRTYYRTEPDLLVRQPGESWLGDWYYVPYNIKFGKKSKPEYQLAAAFSAYLLAEVQGVWPETAWLFLKDKQYSVNLERYVPKLQAALDDCHKIMTSNTAPEVFISRNRCGLCPWLSHCYAEAKATKHLSLLPGVTLARYPTLVELGLTTVEALADVSAPRLTTALGTDHHISEKLIYQAQATARNTAIPRLHTGYFPLEAYQVPTADVELYFDIEAAPDKDLIYLHGVLVVDNHKQQQNFHALLAEHPEEEQKAWFEFLSLVNSYPDAPIYHFCPYEVQTVARLAQLYGTNGIDISALLNRFVDIHKRIIDSVALPVESYALKHLARWMGFEWRDEDANGAQSICWYDDWLTTGDRTHLDTILRYNEDDCQATYRVKDWLIKFARPFWQ; encoded by the coding sequence TTGTCAACTGCACGGCGCGATTTGGCCAACTCCGTCAGTACAGCGCAGCTTGAAATAGCGCAGCACAAATCTGCCTTTGAACCCTTGTGGATCACTGACCACATGCTGTTTCAATATCACCGATGTCGCCGCCGCGTTTACCTTGACACCTACGGTGATCTATCCCAAAAAGACCCTCCCAGTGACTATTTTATTAAACTGCGACAAGACAGCGCTGCCCATCGGCAGTCTATCCTAAACCAGTTTTCGCCGCTTAGTCGCCCTGTCTATGAGCGCCATGACTGGCAAGCGGCGGCGGCGGCTACCTACCAACTAATGAGCGATGGTGCTGATTCGATTCATCGCGGCGTCCTCACTATCGAAGGTCCCAATAGAACCTATTACCGGACCGAGCCTGATCTGTTAGTTAGGCAACCTGGTGAGTCTTGGTTAGGCGATTGGTACTACGTTCCCTACAATATAAAATTCGGCAAAAAGTCTAAGCCCGAATATCAGCTTGCTGCTGCCTTTAGCGCCTATCTTCTCGCCGAAGTTCAAGGTGTGTGGCCTGAAACGGCTTGGCTTTTCCTCAAAGATAAACAATACAGCGTCAACTTAGAACGCTACGTGCCTAAGCTTCAAGCGGCACTAGACGATTGTCATAAAATTATGACGTCTAACACTGCTCCAGAAGTTTTTATTTCTCGCAACCGCTGTGGCCTATGTCCATGGCTTAGTCACTGTTACGCTGAAGCAAAAGCGACTAAGCATCTCTCATTACTTCCAGGTGTGACACTGGCTCGCTATCCTACGCTAGTAGAGCTAGGTCTGACGACAGTAGAGGCCCTTGCAGACGTCAGTGCGCCTCGGCTCACAACTGCGCTTGGCACTGATCACCACATCAGCGAAAAGCTAATCTATCAAGCCCAAGCAACTGCTCGCAATACTGCCATCCCCCGACTTCATACTGGGTACTTTCCACTAGAAGCGTACCAGGTCCCAACTGCTGATGTGGAGCTGTATTTTGATATCGAAGCTGCCCCTGATAAAGATTTGATCTATCTTCATGGTGTGCTTGTTGTGGATAACCATAAACAACAACAAAATTTTCATGCGCTTCTTGCCGAACACCCAGAAGAAGAACAGAAAGCTTGGTTCGAATTCCTCTCTCTGGTTAATAGCTATCCTGATGCTCCTATCTATCACTTTTGTCCTTATGAGGTGCAGACAGTTGCTCGCCTAGCTCAGCTCTATGGTACGAATGGAATAGATATCAGTGCGCTGCTGAACAGGTTTGTTGATATTCACAAGCGAATTATAGATTCTGTTGCATTACCGGTAGAAAGCTACGCGCTCAAGCATTTGGCCCGTTGGATGGGCTTTGAGTGGAGAGATGAAGATGCCAATGGAGCGCAGTCGATCTGTTGGTATGACGACTGGCTGACAACAGGCGATCGCACTCACTTAGACACTATCTTGCGCTACAACGAAGACGACTGCCAAGCCACCTACCGGGTCAAAGACTGGCTAATAAAATTCGCCAGGCCCTTCTGGCAATAG
- a CDS encoding 3'(2'),5'-bisphosphate nucleotidase has translation MAFEQEKEVAVAAATAAAIVCEKVRATMVPEAIEKKDKSPVTVADFGAQAVVCKALMESFPTDPVVGEEDAAELKAPEMVERLKQVTSYVQEVIPEASPDEVTRWIDHGNGAVANRYWTLDPIDGTKGFLRKDQYAVALAMVADGEIKVGVLACPALTLELKGGSATGILFVAVRGEGATMQAIDGGTPETIKVTSSEDKAHFRFVESVESGHGDQSLQSAIAQAAGVTTESMRMDSQAKYGAVASGNAVLYLRLPSPKYPGYQEKIWDHAAGVIVVEEAGGRVTDMYGETLDFSKADRLSTTGVVVSNGEIHDKVLAALKAAG, from the coding sequence ATGGCTTTTGAACAAGAAAAAGAAGTTGCCGTGGCAGCTGCTACCGCTGCTGCTATCGTCTGTGAAAAAGTCCGCGCAACTATGGTGCCAGAAGCCATTGAAAAGAAAGATAAGAGTCCGGTAACTGTCGCCGACTTTGGCGCTCAAGCAGTAGTCTGCAAGGCGCTGATGGAATCTTTCCCAACCGATCCTGTCGTGGGCGAAGAAGATGCCGCTGAGCTAAAAGCGCCCGAGATGGTTGAGCGGCTAAAACAGGTGACTAGCTACGTTCAAGAAGTCATTCCCGAAGCTTCTCCAGATGAAGTGACTCGCTGGATCGATCATGGTAATGGCGCAGTTGCCAATCGCTACTGGACGTTAGATCCAATTGATGGCACTAAAGGCTTCTTGCGAAAAGACCAGTACGCAGTGGCTTTGGCGATGGTGGCCGACGGTGAGATAAAAGTAGGTGTCTTAGCTTGTCCGGCGCTGACACTGGAGCTAAAAGGTGGTTCTGCGACCGGTATCTTGTTTGTCGCAGTGCGGGGTGAAGGTGCGACAATGCAGGCAATTGACGGCGGTACGCCTGAAACGATCAAGGTAACTAGTTCTGAAGACAAGGCGCATTTTCGCTTTGTCGAGAGTGTAGAGTCTGGGCATGGCGATCAGAGTTTGCAAAGTGCGATCGCTCAAGCTGCAGGCGTCACCACCGAATCTATGCGCATGGATTCACAAGCCAAATACGGCGCAGTCGCCTCTGGCAATGCAGTCCTGTACCTACGCTTACCCTCTCCAAAATATCCTGGCTATCAAGAGAAAATCTGGGACCACGCTGCAGGTGTGATCGTGGTTGAAGAAGCCGGTGGTCGCGTTACCGATATGTATGGTGAAACGCTAGACTTTTCCAAGGCAGATAGACTGAGCACCACAGGGGTTGTGGTTAGCAATGGAGAGATTCACGACAAAGTTTTGGCAGCGTTGAAGGCGGCTGGATAG
- a CDS encoding PfkB family carbohydrate kinase, with product MTGNQPGNHGLFVGVTTLDCIYQADHPPSANEKVAATKSLIVAGGPATNAAVAFAQLNSRNRATLASVIGSHPLTGLITEDLLGQRVILADLDPQRLAPPPLSSIVVSAATGERAVVSRSAEDAKIVASGFSASSLDNVDIVLIDGHQMAVGAEVAQWAKTKQIPVVVDAGSWKSGFETVLALADVVVASANFLPPGCETAAEVMEWVRSLHSATNSSITNSSTTNGSTTNGTKADSPQIAITQGAAPILYQTGDTISELEVPQIRAVDTLGAGDIFHGAVCHFYLAHTFEETLLKASRTASMACQYWGTRDWAKIYRIAEDTDDEETTN from the coding sequence ATGACAGGCAATCAACCAGGCAATCATGGGCTTTTTGTAGGCGTCACTACGCTGGACTGTATCTACCAAGCCGACCATCCGCCTAGCGCTAACGAAAAGGTAGCCGCAACGAAAAGCCTGATAGTGGCCGGCGGACCTGCGACCAATGCTGCGGTTGCCTTTGCTCAGCTCAACAGCCGGAACCGAGCAACCCTAGCTTCTGTGATTGGATCGCACCCGCTTACTGGCCTAATTACTGAAGACTTGCTGGGTCAAAGGGTGATTCTAGCTGATCTAGACCCACAGCGGCTAGCGCCGCCGCCGCTGTCTTCTATTGTCGTATCGGCAGCAACTGGAGAGCGCGCAGTGGTGTCGCGCAGCGCCGAGGATGCCAAAATCGTGGCAAGCGGTTTTTCTGCTAGTAGCCTAGATAATGTCGATATTGTACTCATCGACGGGCATCAGATGGCGGTGGGGGCGGAAGTTGCCCAGTGGGCGAAAACGAAGCAAATCCCAGTAGTGGTGGATGCGGGTAGTTGGAAGTCGGGTTTTGAGACTGTTTTGGCGCTAGCAGATGTGGTGGTAGCCTCTGCTAACTTTCTGCCCCCAGGCTGCGAGACGGCGGCTGAGGTCATGGAGTGGGTGCGATCGCTGCACTCTGCCACAAACAGCTCCATCACAAACAGCTCCACCACAAACGGCTCCACCACAAACGGTACCAAAGCGGACAGCCCTCAGATCGCCATTACCCAAGGCGCTGCCCCTATTCTCTACCAGACAGGCGATACCATCAGCGAGCTTGAGGTGCCGCAAATCCGCGCGGTAGATACACTTGGCGCTGGCGATATTTTCCACGGCGCGGTTTGTCACTTTTACCTAGCTCACACTTTTGAAGAAACGCTGCTAAAGGCCAGTCGAACGGCTTCTATGGCCTGTCAGTATTGGGGCACCCGGGACTGGGCGAAAATTTATCGTATAGCTGAGGATACTGACGATGAAGAAACCACAAACTAA
- the rsmI gene encoding 16S rRNA (cytidine(1402)-2'-O)-methyltransferase, giving the protein METETHSVASGTLYLVGTPIGNLEDITFRALRVLKQADLIAAEDTRHTGKLLHHFQVSTPQISYHDHNTQQRIPQLVKKLQAGAVIALVTDAGTPGISDPGYELVCACVEADITVVPIPGPSAVITAITAAGLPCDRFVFEGFLPVKGKYRKARLKALKSEPRTAVFYESPHRLLKTLTDLEAVVGPDRQVVLARELTKRYEEFWRGTIEEAITHYQSVPSKGEFTLLLAPTSTPFSLSKAEITTELKSLLAQGQSRTEASRNLAQHSDLSKREIYQISLEIDIYSVLQDKSGSEDLPLD; this is encoded by the coding sequence TTGGAGACAGAAACGCACTCGGTTGCTTCCGGCACGCTCTACCTGGTTGGTACGCCTATCGGCAATTTGGAAGACATTACCTTTCGGGCGTTGCGAGTGCTAAAACAGGCAGATCTAATTGCGGCTGAAGATACGCGGCACACAGGTAAGCTGCTGCATCATTTTCAGGTGAGCACACCGCAGATTAGCTATCACGATCACAATACCCAACAGCGAATTCCGCAGCTAGTGAAAAAACTACAGGCGGGGGCAGTGATCGCCCTGGTTACTGATGCAGGCACACCCGGTATCTCCGATCCTGGCTACGAACTCGTCTGCGCCTGCGTAGAAGCCGATATTACGGTAGTACCGATTCCGGGACCGTCGGCAGTCATCACAGCGATCACCGCTGCTGGATTACCGTGCGATCGCTTCGTCTTTGAAGGGTTCTTGCCAGTGAAGGGCAAATATCGAAAGGCTCGCCTCAAAGCACTCAAGAGCGAACCTCGCACTGCTGTTTTTTACGAAAGCCCCCATCGTCTGCTGAAAACGCTAACGGATTTAGAAGCTGTTGTAGGACCCGATCGCCAAGTTGTTCTTGCCCGCGAACTCACCAAGCGCTACGAAGAATTTTGGCGAGGGACCATTGAGGAGGCAATTACCCACTATCAATCCGTCCCTTCAAAAGGAGAATTCACGCTGCTGCTCGCACCAACGTCTACACCTTTCTCTCTTTCAAAAGCAGAAATCACAACAGAATTGAAAAGCCTCTTAGCACAGGGCCAATCTCGAACAGAAGCCAGTCGCAACCTAGCTCAACATAGCGACTTATCCAAAAGAGAGATCTATCAGATTTCATTAGAGATTGATATCTACAGCGTCTTACAAGATAAAAGTGGTTCGGAAGATCTGCCATTAGATTAA
- a CDS encoding manganese catalase family protein has product MFFHKKELIAKEVKVDEPDPMFAQLLLEQFGGATGELTAALQYWVQSFHVENKGIKDMLQDIAIEEFSHLEMVGKLIEVHTKNAKQAGQEAAFNSSLFAVRGIGPHFLDSQGSAWTATYLNEGGNVVRDLRANIGAEAGARQTYESLIKIAPDAGTKDTLVHLLTREISHTKMFMKALDSLGKLDDPFFGNVQPDETVDIYYNLSTEGEDGTDHRGPWNSDENFRYIENPMEKASSDDMKEVVKN; this is encoded by the coding sequence ATGTTTTTTCACAAAAAAGAGTTGATTGCGAAAGAGGTGAAGGTAGATGAGCCCGACCCTATGTTTGCTCAGCTTTTATTAGAACAATTTGGCGGTGCAACAGGTGAACTAACTGCCGCCTTGCAGTACTGGGTACAGTCTTTTCATGTCGAGAATAAAGGCATTAAAGACATGCTACAAGACATTGCAATCGAAGAATTTAGCCATTTGGAAATGGTGGGCAAATTGATCGAAGTCCATACGAAAAACGCAAAGCAAGCTGGCCAAGAAGCGGCCTTTAACAGTAGCTTGTTCGCAGTAAGAGGCATTGGTCCTCACTTCTTGGATTCACAGGGTTCGGCTTGGACAGCGACCTATCTAAACGAAGGCGGGAATGTTGTTCGTGATTTACGCGCTAACATTGGCGCTGAAGCGGGCGCTCGTCAAACCTACGAGTCGCTAATTAAGATTGCCCCTGATGCTGGTACCAAAGATACCTTGGTACATTTGCTGACCCGTGAGATTTCTCATACGAAGATGTTCATGAAGGCACTGGATTCGTTGGGTAAACTAGACGATCCTTTCTTTGGAAATGTGCAGCCCGACGAGACAGTAGACATCTACTACAATTTATCTACTGAAGGCGAGGATGGCACGGATCATCGAGGACCTTGGAACTCTGACGAGAACTTCCGATACATTGAGAATCCAATGGAAAAAGCCAGTAGCGACGACATGAAAGAGGTTGTTAAAAACTAG